The following proteins come from a genomic window of Bradysia coprophila strain Holo2 unplaced genomic scaffold, BU_Bcop_v1 contig_138, whole genome shotgun sequence:
- the LOC119074027 gene encoding palmitoyltransferase ZDHHC15B isoform X2 — MPESNGNNYQKQQTPCLVVIKCVKFIPVLFILSIFLWSYYAYVFQLCILYVQTVYGKIFMLIFYHILFVMFLWAYWQTVFTPIRTVPSKFHIPPSEMDRLTRADSQETQKQILETFAKDLPISNRTITGSVRFCFKCMLIKPDRAHHCSVCGTCVLKMDHHCPWVNSCVNFSNYKFFILFLGYALIYCLYISLTSLKYFILFWEGKLDGGMGRFHILFLFFVSVMFAVSLVSLFGYHLYLVALNRTTLEAFRAPIFRVGGPDKNGYHLGHYNNFQEVFGDNWKIWFLPIFSSLGDGLVYPTQSQHLSTVYESISNSPTSRIDIERGDEIKPLETVLIDVAEHTTENDRKKSDNVLL, encoded by the exons ATGCCGGAAAGCAATGGCAATAATTACCAGAAACAGCAAACCCCATGTTTAGTGGTTATAAAATGTGTTAAATTTATTCCAGTTCTTTTTATCCTTTCTATCTTTCTATGGAGCTACTATGCGTACGTATTTCAGCTGTGCATTT TGTACGTACAGACGGTCTACGGGAAGATATTTATGCTCATATTCTACCACATTCTGTTCGTAATGTTCCTTTGGGCGTATTGGCAGACAGTTTTTACTCCAATCAGAACGGTGCCGTCAAAG TTCCACATACCTCCAAGCGAAATGGATAGACTGACACGAGCCGATTCACaagaaacacaaaaacagATTCTGGAAACATTTGCGAAAGATCTTCCCATTAGCAACAG AACAATAACCGGATCGGTTCGTTTCTGCTTCAAATGTATGCTCATTAAACCGGATCGGGCTCACCATTGTTCCGTTTGTGGAACCTGTGTGCTGAAG aTGGACCATCATTGTCCCTGGGTCAATTCGTGTGTGAACTTCAGCAACTACAAGTTCTTCATCCTATTTCTTGGCTACGCATTGATATACTGCCTCTACATATCACTCACATCGCTCAAATATTTCATCCTATTTTGGGAG GGTAAGCTTGATGGCGGAATGGGAcgatttcacattttatttctattttttgtgtCTGTGATGTTTGCGGTCAGTTTAGTTAGTTTATTCGGTTATCATTTGTATTTGGTGGCGTTAAATAGAACGACATTAG AGGCCTTTAGAGCACCAATCTTTCGAGTTGGTGGTCCCGACAAAAATGGCTACCATCTAGGTCATTACAACAACTTTCAAGAAGTCTTTGGTGATAActggaaaatttggtttttgccCATTTTTAGCAG TTTGGGCGACGGTCTGGTGTACCCGACACAAAGTCAACATTTGTCAACCGTTTATGAATCGATAAGTAATAGTCCAACGTCAAGAATTGACATTGAACGTGGCGATGAAATTAAACCATTGGAAACGGTTTTAATTGACGTTGCAGAACATACAACTGAAAATGATCGAAAGAAGTCGGACAATGTGTTGTTATGA
- the LOC119074027 gene encoding palmitoyltransferase ZDHHC15 isoform X1: MPESNGNNYQKQQTPCLVVIKCVKFIPVLFILSIFLWSYYAYVFQLCILYVQTVYGKIFMLIFYHILFVMFLWAYWQTVFTPIRTVPSKFHIPPSEMDRLTRADSQETQKQILETFAKDLPISNRTITGSVRFCFKCMLIKPDRAHHCSVCGTCVLKMDHHCPWVNSCVNFSNYKFFILFLGYALIYCLYISLTSLKYFILFWEGKLDGGMGRFHILFLFFVSVMFAVSLVSLFGYHLYLVALNRTTLEAFRAPIFRVGGPDKNGYHLGHYNNFQEVFGDNWKIWFLPIFSSIGDGINYPILHAEEDTELLLGDNAMDYENESCSILIETS; this comes from the exons ATGCCGGAAAGCAATGGCAATAATTACCAGAAACAGCAAACCCCATGTTTAGTGGTTATAAAATGTGTTAAATTTATTCCAGTTCTTTTTATCCTTTCTATCTTTCTATGGAGCTACTATGCGTACGTATTTCAGCTGTGCATTT TGTACGTACAGACGGTCTACGGGAAGATATTTATGCTCATATTCTACCACATTCTGTTCGTAATGTTCCTTTGGGCGTATTGGCAGACAGTTTTTACTCCAATCAGAACGGTGCCGTCAAAG TTCCACATACCTCCAAGCGAAATGGATAGACTGACACGAGCCGATTCACaagaaacacaaaaacagATTCTGGAAACATTTGCGAAAGATCTTCCCATTAGCAACAG AACAATAACCGGATCGGTTCGTTTCTGCTTCAAATGTATGCTCATTAAACCGGATCGGGCTCACCATTGTTCCGTTTGTGGAACCTGTGTGCTGAAG aTGGACCATCATTGTCCCTGGGTCAATTCGTGTGTGAACTTCAGCAACTACAAGTTCTTCATCCTATTTCTTGGCTACGCATTGATATACTGCCTCTACATATCACTCACATCGCTCAAATATTTCATCCTATTTTGGGAG GGTAAGCTTGATGGCGGAATGGGAcgatttcacattttatttctattttttgtgtCTGTGATGTTTGCGGTCAGTTTAGTTAGTTTATTCGGTTATCATTTGTATTTGGTGGCGTTAAATAGAACGACATTAG AGGCCTTTAGAGCACCAATCTTTCGAGTTGGTGGTCCCGACAAAAATGGCTACCATCTAGGTCATTACAACAACTTTCAAGAAGTCTTTGGTGATAActggaaaatttggtttttgccCATTTTTAGCAG CATTGGCGACGGTATAAACTATCCTATTCTTCATGCGGAAGAAGACACTGAGCTACTTCTCGGTGATAATGCCATGGATTACGAGAACGAAAGCTGTAGCATTCTCATTGAGACGTCATAA